In the Paramisgurnus dabryanus chromosome 18, PD_genome_1.1, whole genome shotgun sequence genome, CTGGTGAGGGCCggataatattttttaaaccttagtgctgataattgtgttaaaattaactaaacaaactaattcattagcaagaaaactagtgaaacacacagctctgtgaaaactacatttctttagtcacactcatactgtacatagtactatacacacaaatttgcATCTGTACAAAACCCACTGGCATTAGTTTGAAAAGCCTtattttaacttcttttgcattataccttaatgccaaaattatttataaaccattcacgtttctttgtaatgagaacagtcatttagaaaatgaaaatgctagatggggcagtggcccaaaccaaaaagggcactacagggggtggtactattagtatggttttaataaagtattataaataaatgatgtgttactatattactagcatcaatttagacaagtgattacaagtgattataatgggaaaatataataacaagaattaaagtgtgacaatctgctaaatattcaatatgatttacctgctggcttgatggagctttgaattaatgtttgcaatgttgaactgcctttagcagcctctctttccgttctctgtctttattttgtgaagCCATTGGTGTTTTtggtattttttgtctacaaagtgtgccaacaacagcaaatgtaGTGTTTATGTTAACTTAGATCTGACCGGGAACATTTAATGCATTGTAACGATAATAATCTGGATATTTTGTTGCTGTTTGCTTGCTAacttgttagcacttttagaacaccgacagcaaatcattaaccaaagaaatacataaacaaacttccaaattagtaattctgcggtttaacaactgatatattatgtaataaatctacctgttaatgcaacaaacTTCAGAcagaaactgtcgtcttcgctctccaggcagagagtgcacacagagatgctgcggagcgggtgggaaaacacgaagtggattagcGGAATTAGTGGATCTTTAGCGATCTGGGATTgggaatgtttttttattactcCGCCCgggcattattatttttgtaataacgCAGGTTAAAATACGGGAGATTAACGGGAAAATACTAATACGGGAGGACGGCGGGAAAGAAGGGTAAAATACGGGACTTTCCCGGCCAAAACGGGATACTTGACAGGTATgttcaaaccaacagtgatttcagattaaTAAGGaattactgatcaaaagccgtagtacatgaagtagctgtgcataatatctgggtgtgatggctacagcgtcacgcaggaaatttttaaataactcgttttattttcggaccaggaatactcttaaatctaaaaagaaaaaaaactaaacgaatggtttacaagtttaatatgcatttttaaagtagcaaatgcacacatttatcagtcacatagaaattaatgcacttgtaatatgaagtgaaagcgggtccggatccggaccggagtccggactttgagaacccctgggcTAGACTGTGAGAAACAGGTGTCTTCAGGAAGCCACAAGCATTATGCTTCCTGACAGCTCAATTCATGTGCCACATAAGTGATACAGCCGGATGTGAAACCTCACTAAAggattgacacaatttaatggCCTATATATACACTGAAAACATACTAAAGgcttttatgattttttttatacattggGTGTAATAAGGTTGCACAACTATTAGCATAAGAGACCATTCACATCAACAGAGGGTCATGAgctccattcacttccatagtaggatatgGAATAGGGCTCATGAACGAttcggttacaaacatttctcaaaatatcttctttctaATATCACAAGGTATAAAATCTAACAACACtgttatatatttacatttagctCAAACCACATGCCTGCATGCTctcaagtaaataaataaatggctcTTTTAAACATAAGGCATGACTTCAATTTGTGCATCTGTCTGAGTATTGCGGCTTTATCAGTTTGTTGTTTGATCTTTAAACTATAAGGTGGGAcaacatatatacatttaataCATTGCAAGTGTCCCCATTTGCAACAAACAGAATATATGTCAATATGTTATAATGCAATGCTACTGGTGGTAGCACAGACAGCAAGCAGCTTTACACAGATACCGGATCTGATAAGGAATGCTTACTAATACCCAAAAGCACTCCTTTAGCTATTCACCTCCGTATGTCTGATCACAACAAAAGGTCAAAGAAAAGTTGTTTCCTGCTTCTGCAGAACTATCTAAAAAAACAATGCGTTCCCTCAAGTCTTTGTTATCTGTCCATCCATTTCATTTACTTCTTTAAAACGTGCAGCTCTTCCTGTTGCACAGTGCTTCTCAATTTGCTCGTTCTTCTTCTTTCCAGAAACTTTGCAAAGAATGATCTGAAATTTTCCCCAACGAAAAAGAAAAGTAAGGGATCAAGACAGCTGTTGGTGGTACACAAGCAATGTGTTATGACGGCGGCCTTACGCACGACCCAAATGGAGTTACAATTCGAGTTTCCATTCATCTTGAGCTGTTTCTCAGCAGATAAGAAGATCGTTCTTACTACGTGATAAGGCAAGAAACAGACAAGAAAGATCCCAAGACTGATGATGACCAAAGCACACGCCTTCTTCCTTGAAGGTCTAGTCTTGCCAAGTGCAGGACTGGGAGTCAGAAGACTCTTCACGACAAATACGGAGCAAAAAATGATGATCACCAAGGGCACCACAAAGCCCATGACAAGTGAGACGTTGTTGATGAAGAGCATTTTGTCCACATTCCCCAACGATAGCTCCAGACACCGAGTACTGCCCACCTTTTCTTTATCTGTGCTGGAGAACAACAGCGGACTGCAGGCCAAAGCCATCAATACCCAAATGCAGGCACAGATGATAACCACAACGCAGCTGGTCTGCATGCGCATGTACAGGTACGGCCATACCAGCGCTATGTAACGCAAGATATTGAGGGCCACCAGAAAATAGACCGAGCTGTACATGTTGAGATAAAACACGTAAAAGCTGAGTCGACATGGGATGTCACCAAACGGCCAGTAGGAGTGTTGTAAGTAGTAGGAGACCCTTAAGGGCAAAGAGCAGACCAGCATCAGGTCTGAAAACAACAGGTTTACCATTAACAAGTTGACTGGCGTTAAACTCCTCTGTTTTTTCCATTGTTTGAAGAAGACACAGATAGATAAAAAGTGGCCAGCACTTCCCagtgcaaaaataataatgtacgCTACAGGGTACATGATCTGTTTGAAGCCATCAGTGCCGTCTTCACAAGATGTGTTTGTCGAGGAATTATTCATGTCTTTCCCTGGAGGTAAACAACAAAGTGGTATCagtgattttaaagaaacaagTCTGtctacttaaaaaattaaaattaattaattacttaTTGTGCACTTATTCGCATTCACTTTTTTATGTCCTAAAACAGGTTTTTCTACGCAAGCATAAGAATCTCGGCTGTGTTCATGCCGTTACGCCTTTTTCTATCTTAAAAATCACTAGCAAAATCATcagtgttaaatgtacagtgGACCTGGTCTGCTGGTACCCATATATACACCACCAATGTACATTTCACACTTGCTGTGTACTATCCCCCATATTCAAAGTTGTTTGACAGCttaaatgttacatttacacAACCAATTTATGTAAAACTGTTAAAAAAGATAATCTAAAACAACAGAGTTACCTTTATCTTCAGTATGCAGTGTTGAAATCAGATCAAGTGCTTGTTGCTTCATCACAAGTCAAAGCAGCAATGCATTGCAAGCAGTTTATGAGAAGGTAAGAAAGAGAACTTACAGTAAAGAGAGAGGTTGTCCCAAGTCCTGCCTCCAGCTCACTGAACTCAAAAGTAATGTGACCCAATTATAAGAACTGCACCGTCCTGAATCAGCACTTGTTTTTGACGCACGATTGTTCTTTCAAATGCTGTCGATTAAAATAGTTTTGAATAACCTGATATGCAGCACGTACTGTATGAAATGtctaaatgaaataaaagatcatttgatttaaacaaatataatattAAGCAGAATATAATGACATACAATCCAAGTtttaattcacagcacaatagAAAACAattatgctgggttattttcaacccccccaaaattacacaaattagtacctttttaaaaagtactgtcacaaaatatacttaaaaaaaaaaaattaactgggTTTGTGCATTTTGAACCCAAcgctggtaaaaaaaaaaatgacccgacgttttagtgtttgttcacaATTTTACTTTTGTTTCTGCTTGCATTTTACTTCATCTAGTTGCGGTAAACCAAATCGTGTTTGATAAGACGAGTGTACATCCTGATAACctttaaacaaaacactttGCACACCAAGCAGTTAGGGTTGGCCTTTGCGAGACCTAAATGACATCATTCAATACAAAATGCTTTCGTAAATGACATTCGAGGGATTTGAATGAACTGCTTTGATCTTTGGCTTGTACCTGGTCATGCACACCCACGTTCTAGGCATTATTATACCagcgtatatatatatatatattcatatgtaCTGAAAGGTAACCGCAACGTTGTAGTATTAAAGAATAAAATATCCTTGGATCCTCACACATCTTAAATGTATACAGGAAAGACGTGTGCTTTTTCAGGAACACTGAAAACTAAAAAGAGGTGAATCTAAAATTAACAACGTAAAAGTCCCAGGGATTGATATATATATTAATGAACTTTTGAGGTGCCGTGGatgcagaaaataaaaataatttaggaTTTGAATAGATTTTCCCACTCTTCAAATACTGTTTCGACATAATCATTCCCTACTTTAAGTTATAAAGCACTTGAGATTGTCAAAATAGTTGGCAAACAGCATTCCACCAATGAATAAACTTACTGACAACATGCCTAAACAAAGTTGATCAATTATAAAAACAAACCGTTAAAACAAGATTACATTATAGCGATACATCTTGCTGAGAGGCAACCAAGTGTTAGCGGCATTACAGTCTATAAATCAACAACAGGACACAAAAGGTTTTTCATTAACAAACTGGTCAGTTGTTAAACTTGAGGCATTACATTATCATAAAAAGAACAACTGAGGTACaacataattgttttttttttaaaaggcaaaAGCACAAAACACAAATTTTAAACACAAATCTTAAAATTCAACAAGAAAACAGTCCATAAAGAACATCAAGTCAATTAAAGACAAATGACCATGTGTTGACAAACACATGCACtcgcacacaaacaaacaacataATCCTAAAAAATTAACCCAATAAAATTATTCAACTGCAACAGATTTTAACAACACATCctttgcatttttcaaagcaaaacaaaaagtaaaataatgcTTATAAAAGTAGAAATGTAATCTGAAAAATACATCGTCTTTACCTAGTACATGATTACGAAAACATCGTTGGCAAATCTCATTCTCATAAACCATTTTCCAGGACTGCATTATAGCTAAATAAAGTAGATGACTCAGaactaaaagagaaaaaatatatttaaaaaagcaaaacaataaattatgacactaaattacatttttttaatacttttcaTATGCACTGAAAGGTAACCGCAACATTGTAGTATTAAAGAATAAAATTTCTTCTCACATCTTAAATGTATACAGGAAAGACGTGTGCTTTTTCAGGAACACTGAAAACTAAAAAGAGGTGAATCTAAAATTAACAACATAAAAGTCCCTTGGATTGATTCATGCTTGAGTGTCTCAAGTAGATTCACTCAGGTCTCCGGATGCTCTTTCACCGACTCCTCTTTTAATTTCTGCTCCTGAATGCGAGTCCGAGTGGAGCCtatacaaacaaaaacaacagaCAGGGATGACACATGATGTTAAGTTTAATCCCAATACAGAcaagtttaaataaaaataaccaCAAAGAGGAAAGAGGAAGCTAGAGGAAACTTACTCATCTCAGCCAGCTTCTGAATGAGCGCTGACTCGCCGCTtgatttactaaaaataaaacaaatggaCAATTGTGTTGTTAATACTTTGGTGGTCTCTATGTAAGTCAAACAGAAACAGAGCGTAAACCATTTCCTCACCTTCCGTCAGCTTCATCTTGCCCATCCATGTCAAAGCGTAATCTCTTCAGGGGCTTGGGGGCGGAGCATCCATCCAATCTCCTCTTGAGAGACCAATCAGTGCTGCTCACCATCTGATTAATCTTTTGAAATTTGTCAGCAGACTgtacagaaatgagaaaacagaGGTCGTTTTTAAACCAAGTCTAATGAGTTAAaagtattaataataaatacttttataTTACTAACCCCAAAAGATTCGCCAATTGAGATGAGAATTCTGTCCGAGGcatcacaaaaaaagtttaGAAAGAGGAAGAAAAGTTCAACACAATCCACAAACATGTATTATAACAATATAATTACGCAAACAGTAGCAGCAGCAGTATTATTACTAGTCATATGCAAGTATCATTAGTCTTGTACTAGAGTAAAACTCATAACACATGAATACCAACCTGCTCCGTGGGGTCATGACCACAGGGGACATACGACTGCTTTTCAAGGGGGACACATAGACGTTGTTGCTCCCAGGCACTCGCAAAGGAGAGTTTTTGTAGGGACTGCAGGGAATGTGGGGAATGGGAGACAGAGGAGGTGGCTGGGAGAGAAAGCACATATGCAAATTatcttttaatttacttaaatcaAGAAAAATATGAATATCCTCCTAAAGGGAATGATGCAAATGTATGAATGACACTGGTAAGTAACCTATCACTTTTCGGTAAGAAATAGCCCTGCATTGACATTAGTCTTTCAAACCACCAGGTGGCGGCATGATACAAGGAACGAGATGTTGTTTCGTTTCAATAGATATGTTGAAGGCAAAATAACATATCTCACCCGAGGAGATGAATACTGAAGAATGTTGGTCTTGAGTTTCTGCATGAAGACCAGGTTGTAGAAGACAATGATGGAGTCGTACTGACCTTCTCTGATTAATACACGCTTAAATGTCTGCAACATTTACACAATGAAAGAGAAATACAGGTTGAGTGATATTCAAATGATCCATTAAAGGAAGTTATGTGAACAATACAGGGTTCATCTGGACACTCACCTCCTGATTAGCATTGGGCAGCTCTTTGTAAGCGGTCACAATAGTTTTGAAGCGCAAATCCACATTTTTCACCTTGCATATGGCATACATTGCCGACATAATCAACTGCAAATAAAACAGATTGTAGCTTTAAATATTTTGGTGGATAAAGAAGATTTGAAATATTAGTTCACTGAACACCAATAAAGGTATggaacagaaaatacaggaaatatgtacaaaaaaatttaaataataatttttcaggacttaatgtcttctttaggcacctctcttggcactaaacacatcctGAGCGTTTTTGAGGTTTCGTGAGTGGTTTAAGAGACCCtacagtttcctgctattgctcaagtgaaaGGGGAGTTCAGCCTAAAAACCTGACACatcagtttttaatactacatacatatttcttgtattttctggatgtattctattaaagagactgagaaacaattacatatgatcactataacattgcaaaaacaacaaatctgaATCTGGCATGGTggtctaagacttttgcacagtactgtaaatTTCTTagatttgttttaataataacaaaatCCAAGATAATAAAAAAAGAGTACCTGGTCTAAGTGTCTGTCTCGCATTAATTCATGCTCGTTTTGGAGGGTGTGCTGAAGCAACGTCCATATTATCGGTTCCAGTTCAGGATGTAATGTCAGCAGCTGTGAGAACAGCATTTTGAGTCGCAGGTAGGCCATCCTGTATACTACAAAAGAAACCAATACAGATTTTACATGTCCGTCATTTCATACTAaccaatgtatatatatttatgtccACTTAGTCTATGAATTTAATCAATGATCCTGGTGTCAGATAGTTAGGGTCACTTAAATggaatgtttgtttattttatttatttttagttttctaattgaagggacactccactttttttgaaaatatgctcatttacCAGGTCCCGTAGaggtaaacatttgattcttaccgatttggaatccattcagctgatctccaggcctggcgctaccactttttggttatttttgagcgcgatgctaatggtctaatcagattcaatggattatgctaagctatgctaaaagtggtagtgccagacccggcgatcggctgaatggattccaaaacagtaaaaatcaaaatgtTGAACTCTAGGGGGGctaaaatgagcctattttcaaaaaaagtggagtgtccttttaaattaatatgttgtcacaaaacataatattttttatagatgactggataatttttttttatggatCGAGTAATAAAAAGTAGCAAATTACTGCCCAGCATAGATGGCAGCtcctttaatacatttaaaaagcatCTCAGGGCAAAACCTCAAAAAGCTGCTTAATAAAATAACAagaaaatttctgtaaataCTAAAACAAGGGTGACTGCACTGAAGATGCTAATATATAGCATAGGatgtttatatgttattttgaatggtcttaaaggcatagttcacaAAAATTAGTTTGTCCCCCTTGTTTACCCACCCTCAcattgtttcaaacctgtattgATTTCTTTGTTCTACACATAGGAAGATATTTGTTtttaagcaccattgacttatagttcctactatggaagtcaatggcgcttctgtttcctgcttcattacaaatatcttccattgcttttagcagaacaaagaaacttatacaggtttgtaacaacacgagggtaaatgacagaattttcatttttaagtcaCAATTTAAATACTTAACTCCATAGCTTTGATGATATAACAGTTACtctaaaatgcaataaaatacatattaataatttttttattatataactttttaatataatatatagtgACCTTAAACTCTACATCATTTGATCAAACTAGATGGTTAAATGCACAGCTGACATCACATgcttaaaaacattttacaatatGCTAAAAGCGCTAACCACAAGAACACACATTGCCATAACCTACATTTTTTGTAGAATAGACTCAGAGAGTTTGAACGGGGTGGTTTTGTGCCTGGTGTGAGAGGCTCAACCTCGGTTGCTGGGGGATGTTGACTCGGCCGCACGGGGGAGAGATACCTTGAATAGGGCGAGAATGTTAAACACATGCTtaaattcttatttattaaGTGTAAGATAAagagattaaaaacacagttataaaacatttgtgGCTGAACACTATACATGTTTACCATTACTATATCACAATCAAGATTAATAAAGGGCTCATTATATTTCTGCTTAGGGCCTAGGGCGAAACCTCAAAGGCATAGGctacatgtcagttttcattcTGTGTCATTGTTTGCATCGCTGTGCAATTACACATGCCAGACCACTCATTTCCACACGTTTAACCCACAACTCACAGGTATCGCACACTAAACGTGCCATTAAATAGTGCAATTTTAGTCAGACAGAGTCTCCTTCAAGATGCaaaatatgcgttagcagcctatgttaattgTTAACGATTTGGGACagatatgatgttatttaaagagtaactaaaccctaaaccaacttttttttagttaatgatctgtaagaatgatgctttattagtgctgttcattgattttagtaatttttttgacatttggatataaagtgtttcaatactacaatatatggtgtaaaaacgtctgattggtgccctcttcaggttgaacggtggctactgcagttgaattttcccattggatgttgggtccaaaaaatgactcgtgacgtaagcaggttcaagctcaccacgcccttgtaacgatctcaccacacacttgatacgCGCTTAGTTCGTCGCCTCTATCTTCGTTGGGATcttcccacttttcttgcatttttcaaatattgccagtgggtggagtcaggctctgaccaggggtttagttactctttaaaaagtaactaaaccctaaaccaacttttattagttaatgatctgtaagaatggggctttattagtgccgTTAAATGATTTGAGTAACTtggagtgctgccctcttcagatTGAACgatggctactgcagttgaattttcctattggatgttgtgGTACTACGTGACGTAAGCGGTATGACATTACGATCTAACTACACCCTTGGTACTAGctcagttcgtcccctctatctccattGGGGTCTGcacacttttcttgcatttttcaaatattgctaGTGGGTGGAGTCAAGCTCTTAGCAGGGGTTTATTTActctttaatgttaaactatgttaGTGGCGCGGCAGGAATTTGAGCGGCGTACAGAGTGGACAGCCACTGTCAGATGCTGACTGTGAGTGTGTtcattcatagaaaataatgtgttcgaTTTTTAGATACATGGGTGCGACTCTTCTTGTCCGTTGTGCGACTCCCAGGGtccaaaattaactttttggcTCACCTGCCACGGGGACTGGTAGATGAAAAAATCCACCAGCCAAGCATATTTTTTACTGGCCGGAATAATAAACAGCCTTTTTTGTCACATgtacattaatttcatttgcTGTATTCATGGTCACAAATGTTCTCAAGTTTCATCGTTTTTTTTCCGATGACAAATTAGTGGTTTCTGTTTTTATCTTAAGCATACTGGTGACACACCAAACAACTCATCACGACAGCGTCAGAATCATATTGTAGCCAGCCTCTTGAAACTTTATTATTTCCATCCCTCCATTTCTCACAAAACTATCTTGTTTTATTGAACTCATCCCCCCTTTGTCTGTGAGTTTTCTTTTCAAAGGTTGGCTCACTCCCGGTAAATGTCGCC is a window encoding:
- the cysltr2a gene encoding cysteinyl leukotriene receptor 2 isoform X2, which gives rise to MNNSSTNTSCEDGTDGFKQIMYPVAYIIIFALGSAGHFLSICVFFKQWKKQRSLTPVNLLMVNLLFSDLMLVCSLPLRVSYYLQHSYWPFGDIPCRLSFYVFYLNMYSSVYFLVALNILRYIALVWPYLYMRMQTSCVVVIICACIWVLMALACSPLLFSSTDKEKVGSTRCLELSLGNVDKMLFINNVSLVMGFVVPLVIIIFCSVFVVKSLLTPSPALGKTRPSRKKACALVIISLGIFLVCFLPYHVVRTIFLSAEKQLKMNGNSNCNSIWVVRKAAVITHCLCTTNSCLDPLLFFFVGENFRSFFAKFLERRRTSKLRSTVQQEELHVLKK
- the cysltr2a gene encoding cysteinyl leukotriene receptor 2 isoform X1; amino-acid sequence: MKQQALDLISTLHTEDKGKDMNNSSTNTSCEDGTDGFKQIMYPVAYIIIFALGSAGHFLSICVFFKQWKKQRSLTPVNLLMVNLLFSDLMLVCSLPLRVSYYLQHSYWPFGDIPCRLSFYVFYLNMYSSVYFLVALNILRYIALVWPYLYMRMQTSCVVVIICACIWVLMALACSPLLFSSTDKEKVGSTRCLELSLGNVDKMLFINNVSLVMGFVVPLVIIIFCSVFVVKSLLTPSPALGKTRPSRKKACALVIISLGIFLVCFLPYHVVRTIFLSAEKQLKMNGNSNCNSIWVVRKAAVITHCLCTTNSCLDPLLFFFVGENFRSFFAKFLERRRTSKLRSTVQQEELHVLKK